In Patescibacteria group bacterium, the sequence CTTTCAAGTTCAAAATTTATTTTATTTTGAGATGATATAAAACTCAAAAATACGTTTTGAATTAATTTTCTTTTATATTCACTTCGTTGCCTTAAGTACTGTTCAAAGGTGATCCCTAAACCGTCGACAAACTGTTCATCGTTAAAATAAGATTCTTTGATATTATTAACCTGTAAAAATAAAATAAACTCCTCGGCTCTTTTTTTTCTTACATTTTCAACCCCACCCTTTATGGCACCCCAAATTATTGACACGCCAGGGAAGCTAGATATCGTTGCATCAAAGGCCCCTCCAACTGCTCCGGTTATAAATTTATTTATTGCGTCGTCCATAGACAAGTTAATAGCCACTTTTACATAAATGCATTAAGAGAAACATAATCTTTGACATATTCCGGCACGACTTCGCGCCAGCCGTTCAAGTCGCGAAAATCTTTCATCGTGACTTTTGGGTTAGTGGCAAAACGGCTGTATTCTTTTGTTTCCACAATATCGCGGATTTCGGAGTCAGTTATATACGCCTTAAGATAATTTTTGATAAGCAAGGCGAATTTATTGTCGGGTTTATAAATCGCGACAAATTTTTCAAATTCTTCTTCCAAAAGTTCGTCTTTTGATTTAAATTTTGCTATGCCGCCAAAGATTCTTTCAATAAATTCTTTGAGCGTTATACGTCGGTCGGCCTTAATAGCTTTTCGTAATTTCTCCATATTGAAATAATCCTCGGGCTTTTCAAAAATCTCTGTTTTAACATATTCTTCGGCTCCTTTAACGTCACCCTGCTCATATTTTTGTTTTACAATGGGGTCGTTTTTGACAACATGCTCAAACTTTTCAAAGAATTTCCAGTCGACCTTCATACCGGCAAGACCGACAGCTTTTTCCGAAAAAGTTTTTAGAGGGTCGGGATTAAAGATACTCACCTCGTCAATATCTATCGGGCCATCTCCGCCAGGGCCAGTGCCAACCTTTATCGGCAATTTCAAAACTTGGTCGTAATTATATTTTTCCTCAAAGTATTCGCAGTTAGCAAAAAAATCAAAAAGTTTGAAAGTTTCTTTTTCTGTCTTGATTTTTTCGTTGTCAATATCTTTATAGCTAAAAGTGTATTTTCTTATTCCTCGCCCTTTAATTTGAATAAAATCTGTTGGCGAAAAAATCGGACGCATTAAGCAAAGGTTCATAATATCTTGGCAATCATAACCAGTAGTCATCATACCAACAGTTACGCAAACTCTGGTTTTACTGGATTTATAGCCAACCAACCACTTTGTTTGCCCGTTCAGGTTATTATTTGAATAATTGATAGTGAATTGCTGGGCGTCTGGAATATTTGAAGTAATCTGCACGGCAAAATCGGAATTATATTTGCCAGGCCAAAGCTGGTCGGCGAATTGGTTTAGAGTTTGAGTAATTTTTGAAGCGTGTTTTTGGCTGACGCAAAAAATAATGGTTTTACCAATTTCGCCGCTAATCGGGTCTTTGAGCGCGTTTTCCAAAAATGTTTTACAAAAAATTTGATTTGTCTTTTCCGAGAAAAACTTTCGCTCAAAATCTTTCTGGAAAAAGGTTTGTTCTTCTTCTATTCCTTCCTCGTTTTCAACCATTAAAGAATAACCTTTTTCGGATAAAAGTTCGGTGGTGATTTCCGTTCTCGCGTCCGCGACAACCGGATTAACAAGGTAGCCGCCTTTTACACCGTCCAGCAAACTATAACGAAAGGTTGGTTCGCCCGAAGGACAGCCAAAAGTTGTGTAGGTATCCAAAAGCTGGCGGCGTTCCCACGCTCGCGGGTCTTTTTCGCTTATTTTCTGCGGATCAATGTTTTTGAGATAATCTTTCGGAGTTGCGGTAAGTCCTAATTTGTAGCCGACAAAATACTCAAAGACAGCGCGGCTATTTCCACCGATTGAGCGATGGGCTTCATCGGAAATTATTAAATCAAAATCAGTCGGCGAAAAAAGTTTTTTGTATTTATTATTAAAAGATAAGCTCTGGACAGTGGAAACAACAATTTCCGCCTTTCGCCAGTCATCGCGATTTTCTTTGTAAATTACACTAATGAAATCATTATGAAGGATTCTTTTGAAATTTTTGTACGCCTGATCTTCCAGTTCCAATCTATCGACTAAAAACAAAATTCTTTTGGCGTTTCCGGTTTTTAAGAAAAGTTTAATCACGCCTGCGGAAACAAGGGTTTTGCCCGTTCCGGTTGCCATTTCAAAAAGATAACGGTCGTTTCCTTTCTTGGCTGAATTCTGCAAAGCGTAAATTGAAGCAAGTTGATAAGGACGCAAAAACTTTAAATCTTCATCTTTAATATAATCCGCTCTTTGTTCTTCATCAATCCAGCGAGGGTCTTTTTGGTAATTTTGATTTTGGGTTTGAACAATATAATTACTTTCAACTTTTTCCTCTGAAAGAGTAGAAAAACTTGGCTTGAAAGATTCTAAATGTTTTAAGGATTCATAAGCTGGGAAGGTTATAATAACTATCGGATTACCTCGCTCCAAATCCCAGAAATAGTGCAGGTTCCCATTTGAAAGAATAATAAAGCGGGCGTTTTGAGATTGAGCATAACGACGGGCTTGCTCTTTGCCGTCGAGAGGGTCTTTATCTTCCGATTTTGCTTCTAAAACTACAAAAGGAAAACTTTTTTCATCAAGCAATAAAAAATCGATAAATCCTTTTTTAATTTTTTCAAAATCATTACCAAATTTATCTATGGCTCGCCTTGTGATTTTGACATTATTTTCTAAAACAATGTTTGCTTTGCCCTTTTCGTCATCAAAAAATCTCCAACCGGCATTTTGGAGTAA encodes:
- a CDS encoding DEAD/DEAH box helicase family protein, with translation MQKEAKARIKINELLQNAGWRFFDDEKGKANIVLENNVKITRRAIDKFGNDFEKIKKGFIDFLLLDEKSFPFVVLEAKSEDKDPLDGKEQARRYAQSQNARFIILSNGNLHYFWDLERGNPIVIITFPAYESLKHLESFKPSFSTLSEEKVESNYIVQTQNQNYQKDPRWIDEEQRADYIKDEDLKFLRPYQLASIYALQNSAKKGNDRYLFEMATGTGKTLVSAGVIKLFLKTGNAKRILFLVDRLELEDQAYKNFKRILHNDFISVIYKENRDDWRKAEIVVSTVQSLSFNNKYKKLFSPTDFDLIISDEAHRSIGGNSRAVFEYFVGYKLGLTATPKDYLKNIDPQKISEKDPRAWERRQLLDTYTTFGCPSGEPTFRYSLLDGVKGGYLVNPVVADARTEITTELLSEKGYSLMVENEEGIEEEQTFFQKDFERKFFSEKTNQIFCKTFLENALKDPISGEIGKTIIFCVSQKHASKITQTLNQFADQLWPGKYNSDFAVQITSNIPDAQQFTINYSNNNLNGQTKWLVGYKSSKTRVCVTVGMMTTGYDCQDIMNLCLMRPIFSPTDFIQIKGRGIRKYTFSYKDIDNEKIKTEKETFKLFDFFANCEYFEEKYNYDQVLKLPIKVGTGPGGDGPIDIDEVSIFNPDPLKTFSEKAVGLAGMKVDWKFFEKFEHVVKNDPIVKQKYEQGDVKGAEEYVKTEIFEKPEDYFNMEKLRKAIKADRRITLKEFIERIFGGIAKFKSKDELLEEEFEKFVAIYKPDNKFALLIKNYLKAYITDSEIRDIVETKEYSRFATNPKVTMKDFRDLNGWREVVPEYVKDYVSLNAFM